A portion of the uncultured Draconibacterium sp. genome contains these proteins:
- a CDS encoding OmpA family protein, whose translation MKRVLLFLFAVVPMLTFAQQECVYFKKMVKLDTEKTNLNTTQSDFGPGFVGDELWYSAYTDEEIEKLNSGSDKKIYYNLYSTPIDSKGNVKSGKTPQLAAVSEGYHAGPVSYCEATGELFVTLSNFENPEVRNKVYQKANIRLKIIIAKKVNGEWQKTGELPFNDPTYSVGHPSITASGDTLYFVSDIPEKGLGGTDIYMSVRSNGTWGEMQNMGEAVNTEGDEMFPFIHKGKLLIFASNGRGSGDDLDIYNVGLFGDNITGVAELTELNSDGDDFGFVIHPDEEVGYFCSNKDGGMGSDDIYKVLIEQLGSYDLELVVMNKKTMQPVRDAKITFAGAVQMITGLLFKQELEKDKTYTVATNIDGFMNDSKTISTVGKPFGVIRDTLWVEKVEVGQKFVMENIYYDFDKWDILPASEVELDKLVKVMKDNPDWKVELGSHTDSRGSDAYNKTLSQKRSDSAVSYIVSKGIGKDRITAMGYGETQLVNKCDDGVQCSEEEHRKNRRTEFKILEMNGN comes from the coding sequence ATGAAAAGAGTATTACTTTTTCTTTTTGCAGTTGTTCCTATGCTGACGTTTGCGCAACAGGAGTGTGTTTATTTTAAAAAAATGGTCAAACTTGATACCGAAAAGACCAATCTGAATACCACTCAGAGTGATTTTGGTCCCGGTTTCGTAGGCGATGAACTTTGGTATTCAGCATATACCGATGAGGAGATTGAAAAACTAAATAGTGGTTCTGACAAGAAAATCTATTATAATTTGTATTCAACTCCAATCGATTCGAAAGGAAATGTAAAATCAGGTAAAACACCACAATTGGCAGCCGTAAGTGAAGGGTATCATGCGGGGCCTGTTTCGTATTGCGAAGCAACCGGCGAGTTGTTTGTTACACTAAGCAATTTTGAAAACCCGGAAGTGAGGAATAAGGTCTATCAAAAAGCCAATATTCGCCTGAAAATTATTATTGCAAAAAAGGTAAACGGTGAATGGCAAAAAACCGGTGAGTTGCCTTTTAACGATCCAACATATTCTGTTGGTCACCCAAGTATTACTGCATCGGGAGACACCTTGTATTTTGTGTCGGATATTCCTGAAAAAGGACTAGGCGGAACTGATATTTATATGTCGGTTCGCAGCAACGGAACCTGGGGAGAAATGCAAAATATGGGCGAGGCTGTGAATACCGAAGGAGATGAAATGTTTCCATTTATTCATAAAGGGAAATTGCTGATTTTTGCATCGAACGGAAGAGGTTCAGGTGATGATCTGGATATATATAATGTTGGGTTATTCGGCGATAATATTACCGGAGTTGCTGAGTTGACTGAGTTAAACTCTGATGGAGACGATTTTGGTTTTGTTATTCATCCTGATGAGGAAGTTGGTTATTTCTGCTCGAACAAAGACGGCGGAATGGGAAGCGACGACATTTATAAGGTGCTGATTGAACAGCTTGGTTCTTATGATCTTGAGTTGGTTGTTATGAACAAGAAAACAATGCAGCCAGTACGTGATGCTAAAATTACATTTGCCGGAGCGGTACAAATGATTACCGGCCTGCTGTTTAAACAGGAATTGGAGAAAGATAAAACCTACACTGTTGCAACCAATATTGACGGTTTTATGAACGATTCAAAAACTATTTCTACCGTTGGAAAACCATTTGGAGTTATACGCGATACTTTATGGGTTGAGAAAGTAGAAGTAGGACAAAAGTTTGTTATGGAGAATATTTACTACGACTTTGACAAATGGGATATTTTGCCCGCATCAGAAGTTGAGCTGGATAAGCTGGTAAAAGTAATGAAAGATAATCCTGACTGGAAAGTGGAACTGGGATCGCACACTGATAGCCGTGGTAGCGATGCGTATAATAAAACACTTAGTCAGAAACGCTCAGATTCTGCTGTGAGTTATATTGTTAGCAAAGGAATTGGTAAAGACAGAATTACTGCTATGGGATACGGCGAAACACAGTTGGTTAACAAATGTGACGATGGTGTGCAGTGCTCGGAAGAAGAACATCGCAAAAACCGTAGAACTGAGTTTAAGATACTCGAAATGAACGGAAATTAA